From one Bacteroides eggerthii genomic stretch:
- a CDS encoding 4Fe-4S binding protein, translated as MKDNKEHNSYIGGLINGVSSLLTGMKTTMTVFCRKKTTEQYPENRKTLKLSERFRGTLTMPHNEQNEHHCVACGLCQMACPNDTIKVTSETIETEDGKKKKILAKYEYDLGSCIFCQLCVNACPHDAITFDQNFEHAVFDRSKLVLTLNHPGSHVEEKKKSAAPQAEVAK; from the coding sequence ATGAAAGATAATAAAGAACATAACTCTTATATAGGCGGCCTCATAAACGGTGTCAGCTCCCTGCTGACGGGCATGAAAACCACTATGACCGTTTTCTGCCGGAAGAAGACCACCGAACAATATCCGGAGAACCGGAAGACACTGAAACTCTCCGAACGCTTCAGGGGTACGCTGACGATGCCCCACAACGAGCAGAACGAGCATCATTGCGTAGCTTGCGGCCTGTGCCAAATGGCTTGTCCCAACGACACCATCAAAGTGACGAGTGAAACCATAGAGACGGAAGACGGTAAGAAAAAGAAGATATTGGCGAAATATGAGTACGACCTCGGTTCGTGCATATTCTGCCAGCTCTGCGTCAATGCCTGTCCGCATGATGCCATTACATTCGACCAGAATTTTGAGCATGCAGTATTCGACCGTAGCAAACTGGTGCTGACGCTGAATCATCCGGGCAGTCACGTAGAAGAGAAGAAGAAATCCGCCGCTCCCCAAGCTGAAGTAGCGAAGTAA
- the uxuA gene encoding mannonate dehydratase, translating into MEKTWRWFGKKDKITLDMLRQIGVEGIVTALHDVPNGEIWTEEAINDLKQYIESYGLRWSVVESLPVCEAIKYAGPERDKLIENYKVSLANLGKCGVKTVCYNFMPVIDWIRTDLQHPWADGTSSLYFDRVRFAYFDLRILQREGAEKDYSPEELAKVEELDKTITEAEKESLIDTIIVKTQGFVNGNIKEGDKNPVNIFKNLLALYKGIDRDALRENMRYFLAAIMPVCEEYGVNMCVHPDDPPFQVLGLPRIVTNEEDIAWFLNAVDNPHNGLTFCAGSLSAGEHNDTRELARKFASRTHFVHLRSTAAMPGGNFIESSHLSGRGHLIDLIRIFEKENPALPMRVDHGRMMLGDENKGYNPGYSFHGRMLALAQVEGMMAVVQDEMKG; encoded by the coding sequence ATGGAAAAGACTTGGAGATGGTTTGGCAAGAAAGACAAAATAACGCTTGACATGCTGCGGCAAATCGGTGTGGAAGGTATCGTTACCGCCTTGCACGATGTGCCCAACGGCGAAATATGGACAGAAGAGGCAATCAATGATTTGAAGCAATACATTGAGTCCTACGGCCTGCGCTGGTCGGTTGTAGAGAGCCTGCCCGTATGCGAAGCCATTAAATATGCCGGACCGGAACGCGACAAGTTGATAGAAAACTATAAAGTCAGTCTCGCCAATCTAGGTAAATGCGGCGTCAAGACCGTATGCTACAACTTCATGCCCGTCATCGACTGGATACGTACGGACTTGCAGCATCCATGGGCGGACGGTACCTCATCGCTCTACTTCGACCGGGTGCGTTTTGCCTATTTCGACCTCCGCATCCTCCAACGTGAAGGAGCGGAAAAAGACTATTCCCCGGAAGAGCTCGCCAAAGTGGAGGAACTGGACAAAACCATTACCGAAGCCGAGAAGGAAAGCCTCATCGACACGATTATCGTAAAGACACAGGGATTCGTCAACGGCAACATCAAAGAGGGCGACAAGAACCCGGTGAACATCTTCAAGAACCTGCTGGCCCTGTACAAAGGCATAGACCGCGACGCACTCCGCGAAAACATGCGGTATTTCCTTGCCGCAATCATGCCGGTGTGCGAGGAATACGGAGTGAACATGTGCGTACATCCCGATGATCCTCCTTTCCAAGTATTAGGGCTGCCGCGCATCGTCACCAACGAAGAGGACATCGCCTGGTTCCTGAATGCGGTGGACAATCCACACAACGGACTGACTTTCTGTGCCGGCTCGCTCAGTGCAGGGGAGCACAACGACACTCGTGAACTTGCCCGGAAGTTTGCATCGCGCACCCACTTCGTGCATCTGCGCAGCACCGCAGCCATGCCGGGCGGAAACTTCATAGAAAGCTCACACCTGTCAGGACGCGGACATCTCATCGACCTCATCCGCATCTTCGAGAAAGAAAACCCGGCCCTGCCGATGCGCGTAGACCATGGACGGATGATGCTGGGCGACGAGAACAAGGGATACAACCCCGGCTACTCATTCCATGGCCGCATGCTGGCACTGGCACAGGTGGAAGGAATGATGGCAGTGGTACAGGATGAAATGAAAGGATAA
- a CDS encoding NuoM family protein gives MNFLSIFVLIPLLMLLGLWLSRSIAQIRAVMVTGASALLIAAVGLTVAYLQARHGGATDEMLFRADAAWYPALNIHYSVGVDGISVAMLLLSAIIVFTGTFASWRLQPLTKEYFLWFTLLSMGVFGFFISTDLFTMFMFYEVALIPMYLLIGVWGSGRKEYAAMKLTLMLMGGSAFLLIGILGIYFGSGGTTMNLLEIAQLHNIPIEQQRIWFPLTFLGFGVLGALFPFHTWSPDGHASAPTAVSMLHAGVLMKLGGYGCFRIAMYLMPEAAQELGWIFLVLTGISVVYGAFSACVQTDLKYINAYSSVSHCGLVLFAILMMNRTACTGAVLQMLSHGLMTALFFALIGMIYGRTHTRDVRELNGLMKIMPFLAVSYVIAGLANLGLPGLSGFIAEMTIFNGAFQHPDTFHRVWTVIACTSIVITAVYILRLVGKILYGTCTDKHHLTLSDATWDERTAVIILIACVAGLGLAPLWMSNMIGDSVLPIVNNLVMK, from the coding sequence ATGAATTTCTTATCCATATTCGTACTCATCCCCTTGCTGATGCTGCTGGGACTTTGGCTCAGCCGCAGCATAGCACAGATACGTGCGGTGATGGTGACCGGTGCTTCGGCATTGCTCATTGCCGCTGTCGGACTGACTGTCGCCTATCTGCAAGCCCGTCATGGCGGCGCTACGGATGAAATGCTGTTCCGCGCTGACGCGGCATGGTATCCGGCACTGAACATTCACTATTCCGTAGGCGTAGACGGCATCTCGGTGGCCATGCTGCTGCTCTCGGCAATCATCGTTTTCACCGGAACATTCGCTTCCTGGCGTCTGCAACCGCTGACCAAAGAATATTTCCTGTGGTTCACCCTGTTGTCAATGGGTGTATTCGGCTTCTTCATCTCCACCGACCTGTTCACCATGTTCATGTTCTATGAGGTGGCCCTCATACCGATGTATCTGCTGATCGGCGTATGGGGTTCGGGGCGCAAGGAATATGCCGCCATGAAGCTGACATTGATGCTGATGGGTGGTTCCGCTTTCCTGCTCATCGGTATTCTGGGCATCTACTTCGGCAGCGGCGGCACCACCATGAACCTGCTGGAGATAGCCCAACTGCACAATATCCCTATTGAGCAGCAACGAATCTGGTTTCCGCTTACCTTCCTCGGTTTCGGCGTATTGGGAGCCCTGTTCCCGTTCCACACATGGAGCCCCGACGGTCACGCATCCGCACCGACTGCCGTTTCCATGCTGCATGCAGGCGTACTGATGAAGCTGGGAGGTTACGGATGCTTCCGCATCGCCATGTATCTGATGCCTGAGGCCGCACAGGAACTCGGATGGATATTCCTCGTGCTGACGGGCATCTCCGTAGTGTATGGTGCATTCTCCGCCTGCGTACAGACCGACTTGAAATACATCAATGCCTACTCTTCCGTATCGCACTGCGGCCTGGTACTTTTCGCCATTCTGATGATGAACCGTACCGCCTGCACCGGCGCCGTACTGCAGATGCTTTCGCATGGATTGATGACCGCCTTATTCTTTGCACTCATCGGTATGATTTACGGACGTACACACACACGTGACGTACGCGAGCTTAACGGGCTGATGAAGATAATGCCTTTCCTTGCAGTATCCTACGTCATTGCCGGTCTTGCCAACCTCGGTTTGCCGGGCCTCAGCGGTTTCATTGCCGAAATGACTATCTTCAACGGTGCGTTCCAACATCCCGATACATTCCACCGCGTATGGACCGTCATAGCCTGTACGAGCATCGTAATCACCGCAGTCTACATCCTGCGTCTTGTGGGCAAGATCCTCTACGGCACTTGCACCGACAAGCACCATCTGACACTGAGCGATGCCACTTGGGACGAGCGTACCGCTGTAATCATCCTCATCGCCTGCGTAGCCGGACTCGGTCTTGCCCCGCTGTGGATGAGCAACATGATTGGAGACAGCGTTCTGCCGATAGTCAACAATTTAGTGATGAAGTAA
- the nuoK gene encoding NADH-quinone oxidoreductase subunit NuoK: MIHMEYYLIVSAIMFFAGIYGFFTRRNTLAILISIELILNATDINFAVFNRFLFPGGLEGYFFSLFSIAISAAETAVAIAIMINIYRNIRSIQVNKLDELKW, encoded by the coding sequence ATGATACACATGGAATATTACCTGATAGTCTCGGCTATCATGTTTTTCGCCGGCATTTACGGGTTCTTTACCCGTCGCAACACATTGGCGATATTAATTTCGATTGAGTTGATACTGAACGCTACCGACATCAACTTCGCAGTATTCAACCGTTTTCTGTTTCCCGGCGGACTGGAAGGTTACTTCTTCTCACTGTTCTCCATTGCCATTTCGGCAGCCGAAACAGCAGTAGCTATTGCTATCATGATTAATATCTATCGTAACATACGCTCTATCCAGGTGAACAAACTGGATGAACTCAAATGGTAA
- the nuoL gene encoding NADH-quinone oxidoreductase subunit L — MEYTILILLLPLLSFLVLGLGGKWMSHRTAGSIGTGVLGVVTVLSYLTAIQYFTAPRLADGTYATLMPYNCTWLPFTPSLSIDLGILLDPISVMMLIVISTVSFMVHLYSFGYMKGERGFQRYYAFLSLFTMSMLGLVVATNIFQMYLFWELVGVSSYLLIGFYYTKPAAIAASKKAFIVTRFADLGFLIGILVYGYYAGTYTFQPDEMALLKGGATMIPLALGLMFIGGAGKSAMFPLHIWLPDAMEGPTPVSALIHAATMVVAGVYLVARMFPLFIDYAPQVLHLVAYVGAFTAFYAASVACVQSDIKRVLAFSTISQIGFMMVALGVCTSLNPHEGGLGYMAGMFHLFTHAMFKALLFLGAGSIIHAVHSNEMSAMGGLRKYMPVTHITFLIACLAIAGIPPLSGFFSKDEILTACFRFSPVMGWIMTVIAAMTAFYMFRLYYGIFWSDKRSAANDEHSSHNAHHTPHESPLTMTVPLMFLALVTIVAGFIPFGHFVSSNGEAYTIHLDWGVAGTSIAIAVISIALATYMYKSGKQQVANALARRFNGLWTAAYHRFYLDEIYQFITHRIIFGCISRPIAWWDRHVVDGFFDFLAWGANATSDEIRGLQSGRIQQYTFVFLLGTLALILLLLL; from the coding sequence ATGGAATATACGATTCTAATCCTTCTTCTTCCCTTACTCTCTTTCCTTGTTTTGGGATTGGGCGGTAAATGGATGTCACACCGTACCGCCGGAAGTATCGGTACGGGCGTGTTGGGTGTGGTGACGGTGCTCTCCTACCTCACCGCAATACAGTATTTCACTGCTCCCCGGCTGGCAGACGGCACATACGCCACACTGATGCCTTATAACTGTACATGGCTGCCGTTCACGCCTTCACTCAGCATTGACCTGGGAATCTTGCTCGACCCCATTTCGGTGATGATGCTGATTGTCATAAGTACCGTTTCATTCATGGTACACCTCTACTCCTTCGGCTACATGAAAGGTGAGCGCGGTTTTCAACGTTATTATGCCTTTCTTTCGCTTTTCACCATGTCCATGCTCGGACTCGTGGTGGCTACGAACATCTTCCAGATGTATCTGTTTTGGGAACTGGTGGGCGTGTCTTCCTACCTGCTGATTGGTTTCTACTATACCAAACCGGCAGCCATAGCCGCCAGCAAAAAGGCATTCATCGTTACCCGTTTTGCCGATTTGGGCTTCCTGATCGGTATTCTGGTCTACGGCTACTATGCCGGAACCTATACTTTCCAGCCCGATGAAATGGCACTGCTGAAAGGCGGCGCTACCATGATTCCGCTGGCACTGGGACTGATGTTCATCGGCGGAGCCGGAAAGAGCGCCATGTTCCCGTTGCACATCTGGCTGCCCGATGCAATGGAAGGTCCTACTCCCGTCAGCGCACTGATCCACGCCGCCACAATGGTGGTTGCAGGCGTGTATCTGGTGGCACGTATGTTCCCGCTCTTCATAGACTATGCGCCTCAGGTGCTGCACCTCGTTGCTTATGTGGGCGCATTCACCGCATTCTATGCCGCCAGTGTAGCTTGCGTGCAAAGCGACATCAAGCGTGTGCTTGCCTTCTCCACTATCTCACAGATAGGCTTTATGATGGTGGCACTCGGCGTATGCACCTCCCTGAATCCCCACGAAGGCGGACTGGGTTATATGGCAGGCATGTTCCATTTGTTTACACATGCCATGTTCAAGGCCCTGCTGTTCCTTGGCGCAGGCAGCATCATCCATGCGGTGCACAGCAACGAGATGTCTGCTATGGGCGGATTGCGCAAGTACATGCCGGTTACGCATATCACTTTCCTGATAGCCTGTCTGGCCATCGCCGGTATTCCACCGCTCTCCGGGTTCTTCTCCAAGGACGAGATACTGACAGCCTGTTTCCGGTTCAGCCCCGTCATGGGTTGGATAATGACAGTGATTGCCGCAATGACTGCATTCTATATGTTCCGCCTCTACTACGGCATCTTCTGGAGTGACAAACGGTCAGCAGCCAATGATGAGCACTCATCACACAACGCTCACCACACTCCTCACGAAAGCCCGTTGACAATGACCGTCCCGCTAATGTTCCTTGCTCTGGTTACGATAGTTGCCGGCTTCATTCCTTTCGGACACTTCGTCAGCTCAAACGGTGAAGCCTATACCATTCATCTGGACTGGGGTGTGGCAGGCACAAGCATTGCCATTGCCGTCATCTCCATAGCTTTGGCCACTTATATGTACAAAAGCGGGAAACAGCAGGTTGCCAATGCGCTTGCCCGCCGCTTCAACGGTTTATGGACAGCTGCCTATCACCGCTTCTACCTCGATGAAATCTACCAGTTCATCACCCACCGCATCATCTTCGGTTGTATCAGCCGCCCGATAGCCTGGTGGGACCGCCATGTGGTGGATGGCTTCTTCGATTTCCTTGCCTGGGGCGCTAACGCCACCAGCGACGAGATACGAGGCTTGCAAAGCGGACGCATCCAGCAATACACATTCGTATTCCTGCTGGGCACACTTGCACTGATACTGCTGCTGTTGCTGTAA
- the nuoH gene encoding NADH-quinone oxidoreductase subunit NuoH — MFDFSIVTNWIHQMLTSFMPEGLAVFLECVVIGVCIILMYAVLAIILIYMERKICAFFQCRLGPMRVGKWGLLQVPCDVIKMLTKEIIDLKFSDRLLYNLAPFMVIIASFLTFACLPISKGLEVLDFNVGVFFLLAASSIGVVGILLAGWSSNNKFSLIGAMRSGAQIISYELSCGLSILTMVVLMGTMQFSEIVAGQADGWFIFKGHIPAVIAFVIYLIAGNAETNRGPFDLPEAESELTAGYHTEYSGMGFGFFYLAEYLNLFIVASVAATIFLGGWMPLHIVGLDGFNAVMDYIPGFVWFFGKAFFVVFLLMWIKWTFPRLRIDQILNLEWKYLVPISMVNLILMVLIVVFGLHF; from the coding sequence GTGTTTGACTTTAGTATAGTAACCAATTGGATTCACCAGATGCTGACCTCCTTTATGCCGGAAGGTCTGGCGGTGTTCCTCGAATGTGTAGTGATAGGCGTATGCATCATCCTTATGTATGCGGTGCTTGCCATTATTCTGATTTACATGGAGCGTAAGATATGCGCTTTCTTCCAGTGCCGCCTCGGTCCGATGCGTGTAGGAAAGTGGGGACTGCTCCAAGTGCCCTGCGACGTTATCAAGATGCTGACCAAAGAAATCATTGACCTGAAATTCTCCGACAGGCTTCTCTATAACCTGGCGCCATTCATGGTTATCATCGCTTCATTCCTGACATTCGCCTGTCTGCCCATCAGCAAAGGGCTGGAAGTTCTGGACTTTAACGTAGGTGTCTTCTTCCTGCTTGCAGCTTCAAGCATCGGCGTGGTAGGTATCCTGCTTGCCGGTTGGAGTTCCAACAATAAGTTCTCACTTATCGGAGCCATGCGAAGCGGTGCACAAATCATCAGCTATGAACTTTCGTGCGGACTGAGCATTCTGACAATGGTTGTTTTAATGGGTACGATGCAGTTCTCCGAAATCGTAGCCGGACAAGCTGACGGATGGTTCATCTTCAAAGGACATATTCCGGCAGTGATAGCGTTTGTTATTTATCTGATTGCAGGCAATGCTGAAACCAACCGCGGCCCGTTCGACTTGCCGGAAGCAGAAAGTGAGCTGACAGCCGGTTATCATACGGAGTACTCCGGTATGGGATTCGGCTTCTTCTATCTGGCAGAATACCTGAACCTGTTCATCGTTGCCAGTGTTGCAGCCACTATTTTTCTGGGAGGCTGGATGCCGCTGCACATCGTCGGTCTGGACGGTTTCAATGCAGTAATGGATTACATTCCGGGATTTGTATGGTTCTTCGGCAAAGCATTTTTCGTAGTGTTCCTGCTGATGTGGATTAAATGGACATTCCCGCGTCTGCGTATCGATCAGATCCTGAATCTTGAATGGAAATACCTGGTACCTATCTCCATGGTAAACCTGATATTGATGGTGTTGATTGTCGTATTCGGACTACACTTTTAA
- a CDS encoding AraC family transcriptional regulator, producing MRQIINEQLQISESNPIKARYYDYDRFTYPWHFHSQYEIIYVKKGRGCCFVGDCIEQFADGDVILFGPNLPHYMRSDDEYRCGNPMLRVQGTIVQFEENFMQYSFDHYPQFHQIRLLLEESKRGVLLHTAGSGPVCGMMSGFPGLKGFGQIAGLLDLLQELSVSVQRKMLASPFYYEKFPAVGNKRIDKIISFINSNYTRSLKLDEIAEMANMNSSAFCRFFKEVTERTFLQYVTDMRIGYACKLLTIGDMEVSQIAVECGFDSISHFNRTFKQLTKLTPTQYRNQIMK from the coding sequence ATGAGACAAATAATAAACGAACAGCTCCAGATATCGGAGTCCAATCCGATAAAAGCGCGTTACTACGACTACGACCGCTTCACCTATCCCTGGCACTTCCACAGCCAGTACGAGATTATCTATGTGAAGAAAGGCCGCGGCTGCTGCTTTGTAGGCGACTGCATAGAGCAGTTTGCCGACGGGGATGTGATATTGTTCGGCCCCAACCTGCCTCATTATATGCGGAGTGACGATGAATATCGGTGCGGCAATCCCATGCTACGTGTTCAGGGGACTATCGTTCAGTTCGAGGAGAATTTTATGCAATATTCTTTCGACCATTATCCGCAGTTTCACCAGATAAGGCTGCTGCTGGAGGAGTCTAAGCGGGGGGTGCTTCTCCATACCGCCGGTAGCGGTCCGGTGTGCGGCATGATGTCCGGCTTTCCCGGACTGAAAGGATTTGGACAGATAGCGGGATTGCTGGATTTGTTGCAGGAACTGTCTGTCTCCGTTCAGAGGAAGATGCTGGCAAGCCCTTTCTACTATGAGAAGTTTCCGGCAGTGGGAAACAAACGGATTGATAAAATCATTTCCTTTATCAACAGCAATTATACCCGATCACTCAAACTCGACGAGATTGCCGAAATGGCGAATATGAACAGCAGCGCTTTTTGCCGGTTCTTTAAGGAAGTGACGGAGAGGACTTTTTTGCAATATGTGACGGACATGCGCATAGGCTACGCGTGCAAATTGCTGACTATCGGTGATATGGAGGTTTCGCAAATAGCCGTAGAATGTGGCTTCGACTCTATCTCGCACTTCAACCGCACCTTTAAACAACTCACCAAGCTGACTCCCACGCAATACAGAAATCAGATAATGAAGTGA
- a CDS encoding NADH-quinone oxidoreductase subunit N — MDYSQFLLMKEELSLIAVIVILFIADLFMSPDAHKNDGKPMLNTMLPVALLIIHTLITIVPGPAADAFGGMYHNQPIQSIVKSILSVGTLIVFLMAHEWMRLPDTAIKQGEFYILTLSTLLGMYFMISAGHFLMFFIGLETASIPMAALVAFDKYRHHSAEAGAKYILTALFSSGLLLYGISLIYGSVGTLYFADIPAHLDGNPLQIMAFVFFFSGMGFKISLVPFHLWTADVYEGAPSTVTAYLSVISKGSAAFVLMTILYKVFAPMVVQWQEVLYWVIIASITLANLFALRQENLKRLMAFSSISQAGYIMLGVISGTSLGMTSLVYYVLIYLFANLAVFTVITIVALRSHKFTLEDYNGLYTTNPKLAFLMTLALFSLAGIPPFAGFFSKFFIFAAAFESGFHLLVFIALINTILSLYYYLKIVKAMYINKSDEPIATFRSDNYTRASLAICTLGIVALSIASVVYQSIDKFSFGM; from the coding sequence ATGGATTACTCCCAATTTCTTTTAATGAAAGAAGAGCTGTCGCTGATAGCGGTCATCGTTATCCTGTTCATAGCCGACCTCTTCATGAGTCCGGATGCGCACAAGAATGACGGCAAGCCAATGTTGAACACTATGCTGCCCGTTGCTCTGCTCATTATCCATACGCTTATAACCATTGTCCCCGGTCCGGCGGCTGACGCTTTCGGCGGGATGTACCACAACCAGCCCATACAGAGCATCGTCAAGTCCATCCTCAGTGTAGGTACGCTCATCGTATTCCTTATGGCACACGAGTGGATGCGTCTTCCCGATACGGCAATCAAGCAAGGCGAGTTCTACATACTGACCCTCTCCACACTGCTGGGCATGTACTTTATGATTTCCGCAGGACACTTCCTGATGTTCTTCATCGGACTGGAAACGGCAAGCATCCCGATGGCTGCTTTGGTGGCCTTCGACAAATACCGCCACCATTCTGCCGAGGCAGGCGCCAAATACATCCTTACCGCCCTGTTCTCCAGTGGTTTGCTGCTTTATGGCATTTCACTGATATACGGTTCGGTAGGCACGCTCTACTTTGCCGACATCCCGGCACATCTGGACGGGAACCCGTTGCAGATTATGGCATTCGTATTCTTCTTCTCCGGCATGGGTTTCAAGATTTCGCTGGTACCTTTCCACCTGTGGACGGCAGACGTTTACGAGGGTGCTCCAAGTACGGTAACCGCTTACCTGAGCGTCATCTCCAAAGGATCGGCGGCATTCGTGCTGATGACAATCCTTTACAAGGTGTTCGCGCCCATGGTGGTGCAATGGCAGGAAGTGCTTTACTGGGTGATCATCGCCTCCATTACGCTCGCCAACCTCTTTGCGCTTCGTCAGGAAAACCTGAAGCGACTGATGGCGTTCTCCAGTATCTCACAGGCAGGATACATCATGCTGGGTGTGATCAGCGGGACATCGCTGGGCATGACCTCGCTGGTATACTACGTACTGATTTACCTGTTTGCCAACCTTGCAGTCTTTACGGTTATCACGATTGTGGCATTGCGTTCCCATAAATTCACGCTGGAAGATTACAACGGACTGTACACCACCAACCCCAAACTGGCGTTCCTGATGACGCTGGCATTGTTCTCTCTGGCAGGTATCCCCCCGTTTGCAGGTTTCTTCTCGAAGTTCTTCATCTTTGCGGCAGCGTTCGAAAGCGGTTTCCACTTGCTGGTATTCATTGCGTTGATCAACACGATCCTGTCACTTTACTACTATCTGAAGATTGTGAAGGCAATGTACATCAACAAAAGCGATGAGCCTATCGCCACTTTCCGCAGCGACAATTACACACGCGCCAGCCTTGCCATCTGTACGCTGGGCATCGTGGCGCTGAGCATTGCCAGTGTGGTATACCAGTCCATCGACAAATTCTCATTCGGAATGTAA
- a CDS encoding NADH-quinone oxidoreductase subunit J, with protein MEFNLETIVFYFLAAFITVFSILTVTTRRMVRSATYLLFVLFGTAGIYFLLGYTFLGSVQIMVYAGGIVVLYVFSILLTSGEGDIAGKLKRSKFLAGLGATIGGAIIVVFITLKHKFIATTDVVPLEVNIKTIGHHMLSGDKYGYLLPFEAVSILLLACIVGGLLIARKR; from the coding sequence ATGGAATTCAATCTTGAAACAATAGTATTCTACTTCCTTGCGGCTTTCATTACCGTATTTTCCATACTGACGGTAACTACCAGACGCATGGTACGCTCGGCCACTTACCTGCTGTTCGTTCTTTTCGGTACGGCAGGCATCTATTTCCTGTTGGGATATACATTCCTCGGCTCTGTACAGATTATGGTGTACGCAGGCGGTATCGTCGTCCTCTACGTCTTCTCCATCCTGCTCACCAGCGGTGAAGGCGACATCGCGGGAAAGCTGAAACGCAGCAAGTTCCTTGCCGGGCTGGGCGCTACCATAGGCGGAGCCATTATAGTAGTATTCATAACCCTGAAACATAAGTTTATCGCCACCACCGACGTGGTGCCTCTTGAGGTCAACATCAAGACTATCGGGCATCACATGCTGAGCGGCGACAAATATGGTTACCTGTTGCCTTTCGAAGCTGTCAGCATCCTGCTGCTGGCATGTATCGTAGGCGGATTATTAATCGCACGTAAAAGATAA